The sequence below is a genomic window from Rhodococcus sp. 4CII.
CGATCCTGGCGGCCGTCGACGCCGCAAGACTGGACCTCGATCCCCACGCGGAACCCGCGGGCACCCTGCGCGTCGGGGGTTTCGCGACCGGCATCCGCGTGTCGCTGCTGCCGGTCGTGGCCGAACTGGCCCGCACGCACGCACGGGTGGACGTGGTGATCAGCGAATACGAACCCGTCGAGGCCTTCGCCTTGCTCGCCGACGACGAACTCGACCTCGCCCTGACCTACGACTACAACCTGGCGCCGGCGTCACCCGGCGCCGCGCTCGAGGCCGTCCCGCTGTGGTCGACGCCGTGGGGGCTCGGCGTCCCCGCGCCCGCCGCCGACGACACCCCGGCCGACGTCGCGGCTTATGCGAACTCGACGTGGATCGTGAACTCCCGCAACACCGCCGACGAGGACGCCGTCCGCACCCTGGCCTCCCTCGCCGGTTTCACTCCGCGGATCGCCCACCAGATCGACAGCCTCGATCTCGTCGAGGACCTCATCACCGCCGGCTACGGGGTGGGCCTGCTCCCCGCCGACCGTCCCACCCGGAGCGAAGTCACGGTCCTCCCGCTCGCCGACCCGAAGGTCGTGCTGACGGCATACGCCGTGACCCGCCGCGGGAGGTCGACCTGGGCTCCGCTGCGGCTGGTCCTGGACCGATTGACCGCAGGGCGCCGGGACATCCCTCCCGCGACGTGATCACTATCGCGCTGCTACCGCGGACACGGCGTCCCGCAGTGTCTTCGCCGCGACCTGCAGCCCCTCCAGCTGACCCAGTTCGACGTCCTCGTGCTCGATGTTGACGGCCATGGCGGGGTCGACCTTTCGCAGGGCCGCGAGGAAGCGGGACCAGAAGTCGACGTCGTGTCCGCGTCCGACGGCGACGAAGTCCCACGCCGAGTCCTCGGGCCACTTGTTGACCACGTGCCTGCCGCCGAGCCCGGTGGGATTCTGGTCGGCGGGGATGCGGGTGAACCGGTCGTCGAGAACTCCGTAGATCGAGCAGTTGTCGTTGATCCGGGTGTCTTTCGCGGCGGCATGGAAGACGAGGTCGCCGAGCCACTCGATCGCGGCAACCGGGTCGATGCCCTGCCAGAACAGGTGCGACGGGTCCATCTCCGCGCCGACGTTCGTCGCGCCGGTCTTCTCCACCAGACGCTTCAGGGTCGGCGGGTTGAAGACGAGGTTCTGCGGGTGCATCTCGATCGCGACCTTCACGCCGTTCTCGCGGGCGAGCGCGTCGATCTCCTTCCAGAACGGCACCGCGACCTCATCCCACTGGTAGTCGAGTGAATCGAGATAGCCACTGTCCCAGGTGTTCACATGCCACGCCGGCCACTGACCGCCGGGATGCGCGGCGGGCAGCCCGGACATGGCGACCACCCGGTCGACGCCGAGCAGTCCGGCGACCCGGATCGCGTTGCGCAGATCCTCGGCGTCCTCGGGGCCGACCTCGGGGTCGGCGTGCAGCGGGTTGCCGTTGCAGTTGAGACCGGCGATCGACACACCGGTCTCGTCGAACACCTTCAGGTACTCCTGCGGCGAGACCTCGCCGGAGAGAAGTTCCTTCACGGGAAGGTGCGGGGTGCCGATGAAGCCGCCGGCGTTGATTTCCGCGCCGTCGAGTCCGAGCGAGGCGATGGTCTCCAGCGCCTCCCGGAGGGAGCGGTCGTGCAGGATGGCGGTGTACACACCGAGTTTCATGAGCGGTCCTTGAGATGTGAGGGGTCGGGCGAGGTGAGGTGGGTCAGCCGATCTTGACGGCTGCACCGTTCGAGCGAGCGGACTCCGCGACGGCGGTGACGATCTGCATGCCGCGCAGGGCGTGCGCGAAGGTCGGCAGGGGGCCCAGGTTGTCGATGCCGGCGATCTGGTCGAGGAAGGCGCGGGCCTGGTAGGCGAAGAACTCGGCCTTGCCGTGACCGACGCCGCCTGCGTCCATCGGCAACCCACCCTGGATGTACGGGTGCTGCGGTCCGATGATCACCCGCCGCTGCCCGTTGACGGTGGAGTCGAGGCCGTCGCTGGACACCGAGAACTCCGCGGCGCGAGCCAGGTCGAATGCGGCCGAACCGGCCGTCCCGAACAGCTCGAATCCGAGCCCGTCCGGAAGCTGGTGCGCGACACGGGAAGCGGAGAAGGTGCCGACCGCGCCGTTCTGGAAGCGTGCGGTGAACGTGGCGAGGTCCTCGTTCTCCACGGGTGCCATCTCACCGGTGGTCTCGGCCTTGGTGTGACCGTACGTGACGCCGGCCGGGACGGGACGCTCCGCGATCACCGTGGCGAAGGTCGCGCCGCTGATCTCGACGATGGGGCCGCACACGAACTCGGCCATGTCGAGCAGGTGGCTGCCGACGTCCGCGAGAGCGCCGGTGCCGGGACCGCCGCGGTACCGCCACGTGATCGGCGACGACGGATCGAGGCCGTAGTCGCACCAGTAGTGCCCGTTGAAGTGGACGATGTCGCCGAGGCGGCCCGTCGCGAGTTCGTCGCGGATGGCCTGGATCGCGGGTGACCGGCGGTAGGTGTACCCGACCGTCGCGATGGTGTCGGCGTCTGCGGCGGCCGCGACCATGGATTCGGCGTCCGCGATCGAGCCGGCCAGGGGCTTCTCGCACAGCACGTGCTTACCGGCGGCGAGCAGTCCTTCGACGATCTCCCGGTGCAACTGGTTGGCGACGACGACGCTGACCGCGTCGATGTCGGGCGATTCCGCGATCGCCTGCCAGCTGTATTCGGCCCGCTCGTAGCCGTACCGCTTGGCGGTGTCGTCGGCAACGGCCTCGTTGGTGTCGGCGATGGCAACCAACCGCACGTCGGGACGGTCGGTGCCGAACAGGGTCGGCGCCATGCGATATCCGGCGGCGTGCGCTCGTCCGGCCATGCCGCCGCCGATGACGGCGACACCGATCGAGTTGGAGGTCATGAGTGAAGCCTTTCGATGTGGGGATCCTGCGGGTCGGACGAGTCGGAGATGCTGCCGTAGGGCTCCGGCTAGTTCGGTCTATTTGACCGGTCTAGTACGACTACTATGAGCTGAGTCACGCAGCGGTGTCAAGCCCTCGACAGCGGGCGGGCGCGGAAGACCGGACCAGTGCCGGGCGCGGCGAACCAACGCCCCTGCGGGCGTTGCGAATTCAGGTGACGTCGGCGATCAGGACACGCCGGACCGGGGGCCCTCCACCGACGCGGAGACGGGACCGGTGGTGCGGCGCACCACGAGCCGGGGCCTCAGGACGATCGCCGCAGGCACGGTCCGCCCCTGATCGAGGCGCTCGATGACCGCGTCGACCGCCTTCGCGGCCTGTTCCCGGGGTTGCTGATTGACCGAGGTCAGATCGAGGTGCGCGAGTTGTGCCAAGGTGCTGTCGTCGTATCCGGCGACCGAGACGTCCTCGGGAATCCGCAGTCCCACCCGCCGCAATTCGCTGATGAGCCCGATCGCACTGCGGTCGTTGGCGGCGATCACCGCCGTCGGCAGCTGCGGCCGCGCCAGGAGGGCC
It includes:
- a CDS encoding LysR family transcriptional regulator, whose protein sequence is MDTRRLHLLLELSRLGSMREVAETHRLTTSTVSQQIAALAKETGAQLVEPVGRRVRLTPAGRRLADHAVTILAAVDAARLDLDPHAEPAGTLRVGGFATGIRVSLLPVVAELARTHARVDVVISEYEPVEAFALLADDELDLALTYDYNLAPASPGAALEAVPLWSTPWGLGVPAPAADDTPADVAAYANSTWIVNSRNTADEDAVRTLASLAGFTPRIAHQIDSLDLVEDLITAGYGVGLLPADRPTRSEVTVLPLADPKVVLTAYAVTRRGRSTWAPLRLVLDRLTAGRRDIPPAT
- a CDS encoding sugar phosphate isomerase/epimerase, which encodes MKLGVYTAILHDRSLREALETIASLGLDGAEINAGGFIGTPHLPVKELLSGEVSPQEYLKVFDETGVSIAGLNCNGNPLHADPEVGPEDAEDLRNAIRVAGLLGVDRVVAMSGLPAAHPGGQWPAWHVNTWDSGYLDSLDYQWDEVAVPFWKEIDALARENGVKVAIEMHPQNLVFNPPTLKRLVEKTGATNVGAEMDPSHLFWQGIDPVAAIEWLGDLVFHAAAKDTRINDNCSIYGVLDDRFTRIPADQNPTGLGGRHVVNKWPEDSAWDFVAVGRGHDVDFWSRFLAALRKVDPAMAVNIEHEDVELGQLEGLQVAAKTLRDAVSAVAAR
- a CDS encoding Gfo/Idh/MocA family protein; this translates as MTSNSIGVAVIGGGMAGRAHAAGYRMAPTLFGTDRPDVRLVAIADTNEAVADDTAKRYGYERAEYSWQAIAESPDIDAVSVVVANQLHREIVEGLLAAGKHVLCEKPLAGSIADAESMVAAAADADTIATVGYTYRRSPAIQAIRDELATGRLGDIVHFNGHYWCDYGLDPSSPITWRYRGGPGTGALADVGSHLLDMAEFVCGPIVEISGATFATVIAERPVPAGVTYGHTKAETTGEMAPVENEDLATFTARFQNGAVGTFSASRVAHQLPDGLGFELFGTAGSAAFDLARAAEFSVSSDGLDSTVNGQRRVIIGPQHPYIQGGLPMDAGGVGHGKAEFFAYQARAFLDQIAGIDNLGPLPTFAHALRGMQIVTAVAESARSNGAAVKIG